In Hydrogenispora ethanolica, one genomic interval encodes:
- a CDS encoding MATE family efflux transporter has protein sequence MFKASPDNRQIRGEVWRLTLPVITEQAFITLMGAVNAMMAARIGKEAAAAIGLIDTLNNIFIAAFSSLAVGGTVVVAHYIGRNELKNAGNTSKQALHSGLILAALIGVLIHLFRRELLGVLYGSAEGQVLQLAYTYLQYTLPVYPLIALTSIACGLLRGAGDTRTPAKVVIIMNIINIVASYLLIFGLPPLQLSGFGVRGAALGIGLARLCGALLLIYILARGSGNLMITRFWRYKPDWGLIRSILNIGVPASLESLLFNAGKLITQTFIVPLGTVPIVANYVAGTLHALMVIPGSALSVAATTLVGQYMGRGECAEAKKSLAYLTKLAVLCLVGLNIAMIPLFPFLASLFNPHHEVVRLTAQLLRITAFFLILWPHSFILPAGMKGAGDVGYTLLVSALSMWLFRISLGYVLCVQWQWGVLGVWSGMYLDWLIRSAAYWRRFQWGNWQKHVIIQCVAKPEAKTESQ, from the coding sequence ATGTTCAAAGCTTCCCCTGACAACCGGCAAATCCGCGGCGAAGTATGGCGCTTGACGCTTCCCGTCATCACCGAGCAAGCTTTCATCACCCTGATGGGAGCCGTGAATGCCATGATGGCCGCGCGTATCGGCAAAGAAGCCGCCGCCGCCATCGGCCTCATCGATACCCTCAACAATATTTTCATCGCCGCCTTTTCCTCTCTGGCCGTGGGAGGAACGGTGGTGGTGGCCCACTATATCGGAAGAAACGAATTGAAAAACGCCGGCAATACCTCAAAACAAGCGTTGCACAGCGGATTGATCCTGGCCGCGCTGATTGGGGTGTTGATTCACCTGTTCCGCCGGGAGCTCTTGGGCGTCCTTTACGGCAGCGCCGAAGGCCAGGTGCTTCAGCTGGCCTATACCTATCTGCAATACACGTTGCCCGTCTACCCGCTGATCGCTCTGACCTCCATCGCCTGCGGCCTCTTGCGCGGTGCCGGGGATACCCGCACCCCCGCCAAAGTGGTCATTATCATGAATATCATTAATATCGTCGCCAGCTATCTGCTGATCTTCGGCCTGCCCCCGCTGCAGCTGTCCGGATTCGGCGTGCGCGGAGCGGCGCTGGGGATCGGGCTCGCCCGGCTTTGCGGCGCCCTGCTTTTGATCTACATCTTGGCGCGGGGCTCGGGAAATCTGATGATCACCCGTTTCTGGCGCTACAAGCCGGATTGGGGCCTGATCCGCTCCATCCTGAATATCGGCGTTCCGGCAAGCCTGGAGTCGCTGCTCTTCAATGCCGGAAAACTGATCACCCAGACTTTCATCGTGCCCCTTGGCACCGTGCCGATCGTCGCCAATTACGTGGCGGGCACGCTGCACGCGCTGATGGTCATTCCCGGCAGCGCCCTGAGCGTCGCCGCCACCACGCTGGTCGGCCAATACATGGGCCGGGGCGAATGCGCCGAAGCCAAAAAGTCCCTGGCCTATCTGACGAAATTGGCCGTGCTCTGTCTGGTGGGACTGAATATCGCCATGATTCCCTTGTTTCCATTCCTGGCTTCCCTTTTCAACCCTCATCACGAGGTGGTCCGCCTGACCGCGCAGTTGTTACGGATAACCGCCTTCTTCCTGATCCTCTGGCCCCATTCCTTTATCCTGCCGGCGGGGATGAAAGGAGCCGGCGACGTCGGCTATACTCTGCTGGTTTCGGCCCTCAGCATGTGGCTGTTCCGGATCAGTCTGGGCTATGTGCTATGCGTCCAGTGGCAGTGGGGCGTTTTGGGGGTCTGGAGCGGGATGTACCTGGATTGGCTGATCCGGAGCGCTGCGTATTGGCGGCGCTTTCAATGGGGCAACTGGCAAAAGCACGTCATCATTCAGTGCGTTGCCAAGCCAGAGGCGAAAACGGAATCTCAATAA
- a CDS encoding ATP-binding protein: MDDLNRTKQDLLQELVALRQENEALQKERSQLRDLQERFHFLQVLLDTIPSPFFYKDRAGRYLGCNVGLEKYLGRSRDQIIGKTSAEIYPPENAAQYRRHDLELLQTGGTRTDEDRVGFLPDGREHHVLIKKACYRGKNGEIGGVVGVIAEVNGYPKATDAAENLGRAGSQFLANISQEIRAPLTGIVSLTDLLLRTDLSGAQREYLTLIQQAALTLRQLIHDILDLNKPEKDAADLEIAPFDLYVTIMNGIKIADMAAGNKGLHLLYSIDSSIPQRVRGDKLRLQQILSNILNHAIQCTERGSISVTVTRQGESKGITAVRFRIADTGSGIPPEKLAALFESSRRAEEPDDEGTGLGLAIAKHFIERMGGDLQVQSEVDKGSCFVFTIAFPGAGVPPETGERESSIAQGMARPREAFRILVAEDYEANQIVMGEILKFKGYQYTVVANGIEALKELERNRYDLVLMDVQMPGMSGLEATARLRLGEQGTGRRLPVIGLTGYAMTEDEERCRAAGMDGYLAKPISVKELYDLLDHFLK; the protein is encoded by the coding sequence ATGGATGACCTGAACAGGACGAAGCAAGATTTGCTGCAAGAACTAGTCGCATTGCGCCAGGAAAACGAGGCGCTACAAAAAGAAAGGTCGCAACTCCGCGATTTGCAGGAACGGTTCCACTTCTTGCAAGTCCTGCTCGATACCATACCCAGCCCCTTTTTTTATAAGGACCGCGCCGGCCGCTATTTGGGGTGCAACGTCGGTCTGGAAAAATATCTGGGCCGCTCCCGCGATCAGATCATCGGCAAAACCTCCGCTGAAATCTATCCCCCGGAAAATGCCGCGCAATACCGCCGCCATGACCTGGAACTGCTTCAAACCGGCGGGACGCGGACCGATGAGGACCGGGTCGGCTTTCTGCCGGACGGCCGCGAACACCACGTCCTGATCAAGAAAGCCTGCTACCGCGGGAAGAATGGCGAGATCGGCGGGGTAGTCGGAGTGATCGCCGAGGTTAACGGCTACCCGAAGGCGACGGACGCCGCAGAAAACCTTGGCCGCGCCGGGAGCCAATTCCTCGCCAATATCAGCCAGGAGATCCGGGCTCCGCTGACTGGGATCGTCAGCCTGACCGATTTGCTGCTGCGGACCGATCTCAGCGGCGCGCAGCGCGAGTATCTGACGCTGATTCAGCAAGCCGCGCTCACCCTGCGCCAGTTGATCCACGATATTCTCGATCTGAACAAGCCGGAGAAAGACGCGGCCGATTTGGAGATCGCGCCGTTTGATCTCTATGTGACCATCATGAATGGGATCAAGATCGCCGATATGGCGGCCGGCAATAAAGGACTGCATCTGCTGTACAGCATCGATTCATCCATCCCGCAACGGGTCCGGGGGGATAAACTCCGTTTGCAACAAATTCTGAGCAATATTCTGAATCACGCCATCCAATGCACCGAGCGGGGTTCGATCTCGGTCACCGTCACCCGCCAGGGCGAGTCGAAGGGAATCACCGCCGTTCGCTTCCGGATCGCCGATACCGGGAGCGGCATTCCCCCGGAGAAGCTGGCGGCGCTCTTTGAATCTTCCCGGCGAGCGGAGGAACCCGACGATGAGGGCACCGGATTGGGCCTGGCCATCGCCAAGCATTTCATCGAACGGATGGGAGGCGACCTTCAGGTCCAAAGCGAGGTCGACAAAGGCAGCTGCTTTGTGTTCACGATTGCCTTTCCCGGGGCCGGCGTTCCGCCGGAAACCGGCGAGCGGGAATCCTCCATAGCTCAGGGAATGGCCAGACCGCGGGAGGCTTTCCGGATCCTCGTGGCTGAAGATTATGAAGCCAACCAGATCGTGATGGGTGAGATTTTAAAGTTCAAAGGCTACCAGTATACGGTGGTCGCGAACGGAATCGAAGCTCTGAAGGAGTTGGAGCGGAACCGCTACGATCTGGTGCTGATGGACGTTCAAATGCCGGGGATGAGCGGTTTGGAAGCCACCGCGCGGCTGCGGCTGGGCGAGCAAGGGACCGGCCGGCGTCTGCCGGTCATCGGCCTGACGGGCTACGCCATGACCGAAGACGAAGAACGCTGTCGGGCCGCAGGGATGGACGGCTATCTGGCTAAGCCCATCTCCGTCAAGGAACTCTACGATCTCCTGGACCATTTTTTAAAATAA
- a CDS encoding calcium-translocating P-type ATPase, SERCA-type, whose translation MSCWFNRETHETVQAFSSHAERGLTTGEAGKRLAEAGPNQLEEHRKIAPFRIFLEQFSDFMVLVLIGAAIVSGLLGEKADAITIVAIVVLNAVLGFVQEFRAEKSLAALRELTAPLAHVLRDSKVQRIPAKNLVPGDILILESGDKVAADGRIIAAVDLELNEATLTGESLPVVKTMAVLRQDRLSLGDQRNMVFAGTVVCGGRGRAVVTATGMKTEIGKIAGMIGSAQDDETPLQKRLEQLGRWLVVLCLGICAAVGTMGIVRGEPPRQMFLSAVSLAVAAIPEGLPAIVTIALAIGVQKMIKRNAIIRKLPAVETLGCATVICSDKTGTLTQNELTVTKVWTGVKEYSLETEAAVAPAPDLRQVLEIGALCNNAQLEQAPGSKRPVSLGDPTEGALLVAAQRCGMEPLRLARQTARLGELAFSSDRKRMSVLIQDPQGQRRLLTKGAADVLLGRCGQVVTSAGIVPLTPSLQAAVRARVDQWSAEALRVLAFAYRPADPRERLAKDGPDPEVGLVFAGLVGMNDPPRPESRLAVERSKRAGIKVKMITGDYPRTAAAIGKQIGLLRPAGKIITGAELDELSDAALAKVIGEIDIFARVSPHHKLRVVRALKQNGEIVAMTGDGVNDAPAVKEADIGVAMGESGTDVTKEAAAMVIADDNFATIVAAVEEGRTIYENIRKFIRYLLSCNMGEILTMFGGIAMGLPVPLLPIQILWVNLVTDGLPAIALGLEQGERDTMCRPPRSPREGIFSRGLSRKIVFQGLMIGAATLLVYIMKLRDGGDLATARTMAFAALVFAQLFFVFQCRSEEHSMLEIGLWENPYLVGAALLSFLMQVGAMTLPWLQRVFYTTSLTWNEWLFVLAVTALSAYLSDLLFQFRNVIKKHLGIFRWKTHRVQS comes from the coding sequence ATGTCCTGCTGGTTCAATCGTGAGACTCATGAAACCGTTCAGGCTTTTTCCAGCCATGCCGAGCGGGGGTTAACGACCGGCGAGGCCGGGAAGCGTTTGGCAGAAGCCGGCCCCAACCAACTGGAAGAACACCGGAAGATCGCGCCATTCCGAATCTTCTTGGAGCAATTCTCCGATTTTATGGTACTGGTCCTGATCGGCGCGGCTATCGTCTCGGGCTTGCTCGGCGAAAAGGCCGATGCGATCACGATCGTCGCGATCGTGGTGCTCAATGCGGTGCTCGGCTTTGTGCAGGAGTTCCGGGCCGAAAAATCCCTGGCTGCGCTGCGGGAGCTGACGGCGCCCCTGGCCCATGTGCTGCGGGATTCCAAGGTGCAGCGCATTCCGGCCAAAAATTTGGTCCCCGGGGATATTCTCATTTTGGAAAGCGGCGATAAAGTCGCCGCCGACGGGAGGATCATCGCCGCGGTCGATCTGGAATTGAATGAAGCGACGCTCACCGGAGAATCACTGCCGGTCGTCAAAACCATGGCGGTCTTGCGCCAGGACCGGCTGTCACTGGGCGATCAACGGAATATGGTCTTCGCCGGGACCGTGGTCTGCGGCGGCCGGGGCCGGGCAGTGGTCACCGCCACCGGCATGAAGACGGAGATCGGCAAAATCGCCGGGATGATCGGCTCCGCCCAGGACGACGAGACGCCGCTGCAGAAGCGACTGGAGCAGCTCGGCCGCTGGCTGGTGGTGCTCTGTCTCGGCATCTGCGCCGCGGTCGGAACCATGGGCATAGTCCGGGGCGAACCGCCGCGCCAGATGTTTCTCTCCGCGGTCAGCCTGGCGGTGGCGGCCATTCCGGAAGGGCTGCCGGCCATCGTCACCATCGCGCTGGCCATCGGGGTGCAAAAGATGATCAAGCGCAACGCGATCATCCGCAAGCTCCCGGCCGTGGAGACCCTGGGCTGCGCTACGGTGATTTGTTCCGATAAGACCGGCACCCTGACCCAGAACGAACTGACCGTCACCAAAGTCTGGACGGGGGTCAAAGAATATTCCCTCGAAACCGAGGCGGCTGTCGCTCCGGCCCCCGACCTCCGGCAGGTGCTGGAGATCGGCGCGCTGTGCAATAATGCCCAATTGGAGCAGGCTCCGGGTTCGAAGCGGCCGGTCAGCCTCGGCGATCCTACCGAAGGCGCCTTGCTGGTGGCGGCCCAGCGCTGCGGCATGGAGCCGCTCCGTTTGGCCCGCCAAACCGCGCGCCTCGGCGAATTGGCCTTCTCCTCCGACCGCAAGCGGATGAGTGTCCTGATCCAGGATCCCCAGGGGCAACGGCGGTTATTGACGAAAGGAGCCGCCGACGTGCTCCTGGGGCGTTGCGGGCAGGTGGTGACCAGCGCCGGAATTGTTCCGCTGACGCCGTCCCTGCAAGCGGCGGTCCGCGCCCGGGTCGACCAGTGGAGCGCCGAGGCGCTCCGGGTCCTGGCCTTCGCCTATCGGCCGGCCGACCCCCGGGAACGGCTGGCCAAGGACGGCCCCGATCCCGAAGTGGGCCTGGTCTTTGCCGGGCTGGTGGGGATGAACGATCCGCCCCGGCCGGAGTCGCGGCTGGCGGTGGAACGGTCCAAGCGGGCCGGGATCAAGGTTAAAATGATCACCGGCGATTATCCGCGCACCGCCGCGGCCATCGGCAAACAAATCGGCCTGCTGCGGCCGGCGGGGAAGATCATCACCGGCGCGGAACTCGATGAGTTGTCCGATGCCGCGCTGGCTAAGGTGATCGGGGAGATCGACATCTTCGCCCGGGTCTCGCCCCATCACAAGCTGCGGGTGGTCCGGGCGCTCAAGCAGAACGGCGAGATCGTGGCCATGACCGGCGACGGCGTGAATGACGCCCCGGCGGTCAAAGAGGCCGATATCGGCGTGGCCATGGGGGAGAGTGGCACCGATGTCACCAAGGAAGCGGCGGCGATGGTGATTGCCGATGACAATTTCGCGACGATCGTGGCCGCGGTGGAAGAGGGGCGGACCATCTACGAGAATATCCGCAAGTTCATCCGCTACCTGCTCAGCTGCAATATGGGCGAGATCCTGACGATGTTCGGCGGGATCGCCATGGGGCTCCCGGTCCCGTTATTGCCGATTCAGATCTTGTGGGTGAATCTGGTCACCGACGGGTTGCCAGCCATCGCTCTGGGCTTGGAGCAAGGAGAGCGGGATACGATGTGCCGTCCGCCGCGTTCGCCGCGGGAAGGGATCTTCAGCCGCGGCTTAAGCCGGAAGATCGTCTTCCAGGGGCTGATGATCGGCGCCGCCACGTTGCTGGTCTACATCATGAAGCTCCGGGACGGCGGCGACCTGGCGACCGCGCGGACCATGGCCTTTGCCGCATTGGTCTTTGCCCAGCTGTTTTTCGTATTCCAGTGCCGGTCCGAGGAGCATTCGATGTTGGAGATCGGTTTATGGGAGAACCCATACCTGGTGGGCGCGGCGCTCTTGTCCTTTCTCATGCAGGTCGGAGCCATGACCCTGCCTTGGCTGCAAAGGGTTTTTTACACCACCAGCCTGACCTGGAATGAGTGGTTGTTTGTCCTGGCGGTCACGGCGCTCTCGGCCTACCTGAGCGATCTGCTGTTTCAATTCCGTAATGTCATTAAAAAACATTTGGGCATCTTTCGCTGGAAAACGCATAGGGTTCAAAGTTAA
- a CDS encoding DUF2953 domain-containing protein, producing the protein MVELVLFIGSICLFFFVPVQFRVYYRKIGPDDHLLYEMVFLGGLLKRRKEVTLLQPTPAGIKQKTEQSGHWLWFRRAQVTETISPFQGNSRGLREFLHRYQEYGLGITLLSYFLPAKYQHWLLVAEDLERRGRFERFRWYTRFGTGEAASTAIVYGLLWGLKATLAGVVGQRSRFARPPEIRIIPDYQALRLDMLFDCIFKVKLGYIMIAAFIVRVRYRLKGGVGFERASN; encoded by the coding sequence GTGGTCGAACTGGTATTGTTTATCGGCAGCATCTGTCTCTTCTTTTTCGTACCGGTCCAATTTCGGGTCTACTACCGGAAAATCGGCCCGGATGATCATCTCCTTTACGAGATGGTGTTTCTCGGCGGATTGCTCAAACGCAGGAAAGAGGTCACGCTGCTCCAGCCCACCCCGGCGGGGATCAAGCAAAAGACCGAGCAATCAGGCCACTGGCTTTGGTTCCGGAGGGCTCAGGTAACAGAAACCATATCGCCATTTCAAGGAAATTCCCGCGGCCTGCGGGAATTTTTACACCGTTACCAGGAATACGGTTTGGGGATTACCTTATTAAGTTACTTCCTGCCCGCCAAGTACCAGCACTGGTTGCTGGTGGCTGAGGATCTGGAGAGAAGGGGGCGTTTTGAAAGGTTCCGCTGGTATACCCGGTTCGGTACCGGCGAAGCGGCCAGCACCGCGATTGTTTATGGCTTATTGTGGGGGCTTAAGGCGACGCTCGCCGGGGTGGTGGGCCAAAGGAGCCGCTTCGCCCGGCCGCCCGAGATCCGGATCATCCCCGACTATCAGGCCCTGCGCCTCGACATGCTTTTTGACTGCATATTCAAGGTAAAACTGGGCTATATTATGATTGCTGCCTTCATCGTTAGAGTGCGTTATCGACTGAAAGGGGGTGTCGGATTTGAACGAGCATCCAATTGA
- the ytfJ gene encoding GerW family sporulation protein → MNEHPIEGLMKTAMQNIKEMVDVNTILGDPVETPDGNVIVPISKVTFGFAAGGSEFDTNQPKPKEKEKDRATQEAEANAFPFGGGSGAGITIHPVAFLVVGKDQTKLLPVESNVLIDRLLDTAPQLLDKIQSMLNSSRNQPEVH, encoded by the coding sequence TTGAACGAGCATCCAATTGAAGGCCTCATGAAAACAGCCATGCAAAACATCAAAGAGATGGTTGATGTCAATACCATCTTGGGCGATCCGGTGGAAACGCCGGATGGCAATGTCATTGTTCCCATCTCCAAGGTGACTTTTGGGTTCGCTGCCGGGGGCAGTGAATTTGATACCAATCAGCCGAAACCCAAGGAGAAAGAGAAAGATCGCGCCACCCAGGAAGCGGAAGCCAATGCTTTCCCATTCGGCGGAGGAAGCGGCGCGGGGATCACCATTCACCCGGTCGCGTTTTTAGTGGTCGGGAAGGACCAGACCAAGCTGCTGCCGGTGGAGAGCAACGTGTTGATCGACCGGCTCTTGGATACCGCCCCGCAGCTGTTGGACAAGATTCAGTCCATGTTGAACAGTTCCAGAAATCAGCCTGAAGTCCATTGA
- a CDS encoding D-alanyl-D-alanine carboxypeptidase family protein: MKKVLFLLCLAFLPCFNAAPALALRSGDLAASAAVLMDYTTGEILFAKNSDERRPPASTTKIMTAVVALERGDLRQKITVGANAEGTEGSSIWLKAGEVHELNDLLYGVLLSSGNDASVAVAEALAGSEQKFAAWMTAKAHALGAESTRFENCNGLPAPNHYTTARDLALITRYALHNPVFDEIVKTKRKTISWPGHPYDRLMINHNKLLWRYPLADGVKTGYTREAGNCLVSSATKDGHRLISVVLNSRQTYADAEALFQYGFANYQLLTVVSPKEKMGAVRVRDGIRQRVPVLANRPVTLVIPRGAAQQVQVNVALPPAVKAPVEKMQQIGELQVRFGDRLLRKVPLVSAAPVRKEGLFHRLFRWVRLFSYQTVTLLKSLGTKVFS, translated from the coding sequence ATGAAAAAAGTCCTCTTCCTCCTCTGTCTGGCCTTTTTGCCTTGTTTCAACGCTGCCCCGGCCCTAGCGCTCCGCTCCGGCGATCTGGCCGCATCGGCCGCGGTATTAATGGATTATACCACCGGAGAGATTTTATTCGCCAAAAACTCCGATGAACGCCGTCCGCCCGCGAGCACCACTAAGATTATGACCGCCGTCGTCGCGCTGGAACGGGGCGACTTGCGGCAAAAGATCACGGTCGGCGCCAATGCCGAAGGGACCGAGGGCTCTTCCATTTGGTTGAAGGCGGGGGAAGTTCACGAACTCAATGATTTGTTGTACGGGGTTTTACTGAGTTCCGGCAATGATGCTTCGGTCGCTGTCGCCGAGGCCCTGGCAGGGTCGGAGCAGAAGTTCGCCGCATGGATGACCGCCAAAGCGCATGCCCTGGGGGCAGAGTCGACCCGTTTCGAGAATTGCAACGGCCTGCCGGCGCCGAACCATTACACCACCGCCCGGGATCTGGCGCTGATTACCCGGTACGCCTTGCATAATCCGGTTTTTGACGAAATCGTCAAAACGAAGCGCAAGACCATCTCCTGGCCGGGCCATCCCTATGACCGGCTGATGATTAACCATAATAAGCTGCTGTGGCGCTATCCCCTGGCCGACGGCGTGAAAACCGGGTATACGAGGGAAGCCGGCAACTGTTTGGTCTCTTCCGCCACTAAGGATGGCCACCGCCTGATCAGCGTGGTGCTGAACAGCCGGCAGACCTATGCCGACGCCGAAGCTTTATTCCAATACGGGTTTGCCAATTACCAACTGCTCACGGTGGTCAGTCCCAAGGAAAAAATGGGCGCCGTCCGGGTCCGCGACGGGATCCGGCAGCGTGTTCCGGTGCTGGCGAACCGTCCGGTGACTTTGGTAATTCCCAGAGGCGCCGCTCAGCAAGTCCAGGTCAATGTGGCGCTTCCGCCGGCGGTGAAGGCGCCGGTCGAAAAAATGCAGCAGATCGGGGAATTGCAAGTCCGCTTCGGCGATCGACTGCTGCGCAAGGTGCCATTGGTGAGCGCGGCTCCGGTCCGCAAAGAGGGCCTCTTCCACAGGCTGTTCCGCTGGGTGCGGCTATTCTCCTACCAGACCGTGACCCTGTTGAAGTCCCTTGGGACCAAGGTGTTTTCTTGA
- the tig gene encoding trigger factor yields the protein MQFQREMIDKNFVTLGVTADTEEIKEALAESYKKVVNKVNLPGFRKGHIPRSVLEAHFGKSVLYEEAMEILVTKGYLQALNEMDLNPIDQPKLEMTEAFVEDQPFQFKLVMEVLPEVELGQYKGLEIEKAPVEIGDEQVEERLKSLQERHAELVLSDKTVLENGQFAVIDFEGYIDGKPFAGGAAQAYTLEIGSESFIPGFEEQLVGMKVGEEKELQVTFPNDYPREEFAGKEATFKVVLKEIKVKEVPAIDDEFAKSIGDFEDVAALKADLKAKMTTSAEQEAEVRFQQAAIDKAVENAQVEVPETLIKREMEDLLHRFEHNLTYQGLTLEKYQEYSNKGKEEIMEDFRPEAVKRVKTDLVLNSVAKAEKLEVTEEELTEKLQELATRYQQKDAAKLRKDLEKNGRIADIRQAVLLEKTSDLITSAATAASAQ from the coding sequence ATGCAGTTTCAACGGGAAATGATAGACAAGAATTTCGTCACTTTGGGAGTCACCGCGGATACCGAGGAGATCAAGGAGGCGCTTGCCGAAAGCTATAAAAAGGTGGTCAACAAGGTCAACCTTCCGGGCTTCCGTAAGGGACACATTCCCCGGTCGGTGCTGGAGGCCCACTTCGGAAAGTCCGTTCTGTATGAAGAAGCCATGGAAATCCTGGTTACCAAAGGCTATTTGCAGGCATTGAATGAGATGGATTTGAATCCGATCGATCAGCCGAAACTGGAGATGACGGAGGCTTTCGTCGAGGATCAACCCTTCCAATTCAAGCTGGTCATGGAAGTGCTGCCTGAGGTCGAACTGGGTCAATATAAAGGTTTGGAGATTGAGAAAGCTCCGGTCGAAATCGGCGACGAACAGGTCGAGGAACGGCTGAAAAGCTTACAGGAGCGCCATGCCGAACTGGTATTGAGCGACAAGACGGTTTTGGAAAACGGACAATTCGCAGTGATCGACTTTGAGGGCTATATTGACGGCAAACCGTTTGCCGGTGGAGCGGCCCAGGCCTACACCCTGGAGATCGGCTCCGAAAGCTTCATCCCCGGTTTTGAGGAGCAATTGGTCGGAATGAAGGTCGGGGAGGAGAAAGAGCTTCAGGTAACATTCCCCAATGATTACCCCCGTGAGGAGTTCGCCGGGAAAGAAGCTACTTTTAAAGTGGTCTTGAAAGAGATCAAGGTCAAGGAAGTTCCGGCGATCGATGATGAATTCGCCAAAAGCATCGGTGACTTTGAGGATGTCGCCGCGTTGAAAGCGGATTTGAAAGCCAAAATGACAACCTCCGCCGAGCAGGAGGCGGAAGTCCGCTTCCAGCAGGCGGCGATCGACAAGGCGGTCGAAAACGCCCAGGTTGAAGTCCCCGAAACCCTGATCAAACGGGAAATGGAAGATCTGTTGCACCGTTTCGAGCATAACTTGACCTACCAGGGTCTGACACTTGAAAAATATCAGGAATACTCCAATAAAGGCAAGGAAGAGATTATGGAGGATTTCCGGCCGGAAGCAGTCAAGCGGGTCAAGACCGATCTGGTTTTAAACAGCGTGGCCAAGGCGGAAAAACTGGAAGTGACCGAGGAGGAGCTCACTGAGAAGCTGCAAGAGCTTGCAACCAGGTATCAGCAGAAAGATGCCGCCAAGTTGCGCAAGGACCTGGAGAAAAACGGCCGGATCGCCGATATCCGCCAGGCCGTCTTGCTGGAAAAAACCTCGGATTTAATTACCAGCGCGGCCACGGCGGCGTCCGCTCAATAA
- the clpP gene encoding ATP-dependent Clp endopeptidase proteolytic subunit ClpP, giving the protein MNLVPIVVEQTNRGERSYDIFSRLLKDRIVFIGGPIDDTMANLVIAQLLFLQSEDPDKDISVYINSPGGVVYSGLAIYDTMQFIRPQVATVCIGIAASMAALLLAAGAKGKRFALPNSRVMIHQPHGGAEGQAVDIDIQAREILRLKEIGNHILVNHTGQPMEKIERDIDRNYWMSAHEAKEYGIIDEIYYKNK; this is encoded by the coding sequence ATGAATTTGGTTCCGATTGTCGTTGAACAAACGAACCGCGGTGAACGGTCGTACGATATTTTTTCCCGTTTGCTCAAAGATAGAATCGTATTTATCGGGGGCCCGATCGACGACACCATGGCCAATCTGGTCATTGCTCAGTTGTTGTTTTTGCAGAGCGAAGATCCGGATAAGGACATTTCGGTCTACATCAACAGTCCCGGCGGAGTCGTCTATTCCGGGTTGGCAATCTATGATACAATGCAGTTTATCCGTCCCCAGGTAGCCACCGTATGTATTGGAATCGCCGCTAGCATGGCAGCGCTCCTGTTGGCTGCCGGCGCCAAGGGCAAACGGTTCGCCCTGCCCAATTCGCGGGTGATGATTCATCAACCGCATGGCGGCGCCGAAGGTCAGGCGGTGGACATCGATATTCAGGCCCGGGAAATTTTGCGTTTGAAGGAGATCGGCAACCATATCCTGGTGAACCACACCGGCCAGCCGATGGAGAAGATCGAACGCGACATCGACCGCAATTACTGGATGTCGGCCCACGAAGCCAAAGAGTATGGTATTATCGACGAAATTTATTATAAAAATAAGTAG